GAGGTCGCCCATGCCGGACAGCCCCATGAAGGTATGGGCCTTGGCGCCCATGGCCACGCCCAGGCGGGTCATCTCGGCCAGGCCGCGGGTGATGAGGGCGGCGCGGGCGTTGGAGCCGAAGCCCAGGCCGTCGGAGATGCCCGCGGCGATGGCGATGACGTTCTTGATGGCGCCGCCGAGCTCCACGCCGCGCACGTCCTCGTTCAGGTAGACGCGGAACGAGCCGCAGGAGAAGGCGGCCTGGAGCTCCTTGCCGACCTTCTTCCCGGCGCAGCCGAGCGACACGGCCGTGGGCATGCGGCGCACGACCTCATAGGCGAAGCTCGGTCCGGAGAGCATGGCGAAGCGGGGCTTCAGCGCCCCGAGCGTCTGCTCCACGACCTCGGACATGGTGGCCAGGCTGCCGAGCTCGATGCCCTTGCTGGCCGTGACGATGACGGGCTTCTTGGGCAGGTGGGTCTTCATGACCCCCAGGGAGAAGCGCAGGAACTGGCTGGGCACGACGAAGAGGCAGCACTCGGCGCCGTCCAGCACATGGGCGGCGTCCACGGAATACTGGATGCTCGGGTCGAGCTGCACGCCCGGCATGTACCAGGTGTTCTCTCCGGTGCTGCGGATGGCGGACAGGAGCGAGGGCTCGCGCACCCAGAGGCGGACGTCGTGGCCGCTGGAGGCCAGAAGGTCCGCCAGGGCCGTGCCCCAGCTGCCGGCGCCGATGACGGCGAATCGCATGGCGTCTCCTTAGGGGAATCGTTCAGGCATTCGGAGGATAGCCTCGGCCGGAACCCTTGGCAAGGCCGCGCCGCGTTGCGTTTTTTTCCCGGCATGGCATACTCGCGGAAAAACCTCGGAGGTCCGACATGGGTATCATCTGGTTTCTGATCATCGGGTTGTGCGCGGGCTGGCTGGCCGGAAAGATCATGCGCGGCGGCGGGTTCGGCCTGGGCGGCAACCTGATCGTGGGCGTCATCGGCGCGCTGGTCGGCGGCTTCCTCTTCGGCGTGCTGGGCATCCACACCTACAGCCTGATCGGCAGCCTGGTCACGGCCACGGTCGGCGCCATAGTGCTGCTCTGGCTGCTTTCGCTGCTGCGGCGATGAAGCGATGAAGCCAGGCCCGGCGCCCGTCCCGGTGGCGGGCGCCGGACGGCCCGTCCGGGCTAGAGCCCGGCGATGACCTCGCTGAGCACCGCGGTCACGCGGTCCGCGTTTTGGCGGAAGATGCGCAGGATCTCCTCCCAGGTCACGGGGGCCTCGTCGGTCTTCCAGCAGTCGTAGTCCGTGGACATGGCCACGGCCGCGTAGGGCACGCCCGCCTCGGCGGCCAGGGCGCACTCCGTGGCGATGGACATGTTGATCACGTCCGCGCCCCACATGCGGAACATGTTGGACTCGGCGCGGGTGGAGAAGCGGGGGCCCTCGATGGTCACCACGGTGCCGCGCTCGTGGTGCGGGAAGCCGAGCT
This genomic stretch from Desulfovibrio sp. X2 harbors:
- a CDS encoding GlsB/YeaQ/YmgE family stress response membrane protein, with protein sequence MGIIWFLIIGLCAGWLAGKIMRGGGFGLGGNLIVGVIGALVGGFLFGVLGIHTYSLIGSLVTATVGAIVLLWLLSLLRR
- a CDS encoding NAD(P)H-dependent glycerol-3-phosphate dehydrogenase, with the protein product MRFAVIGAGSWGTALADLLASSGHDVRLWVREPSLLSAIRSTGENTWYMPGVQLDPSIQYSVDAAHVLDGAECCLFVVPSQFLRFSLGVMKTHLPKKPVIVTASKGIELGSLATMSEVVEQTLGALKPRFAMLSGPSFAYEVVRRMPTAVSLGCAGKKVGKELQAAFSCGSFRVYLNEDVRGVELGGAIKNVIAIAAGISDGLGFGSNARAALITRGLAEMTRLGVAMGAKAHTFMGLSGMGDLVLTCTGELSRNRQVGLRLGKGQKLLEILESMKMVAEGVKTTEAVYQLGQRHAIDLPITTMVYRVLNENKDASEAVRELMSRALKDETS